The stretch of DNA TTATCCAGTCCGCTGATTGTCAGGCGCGTTGAAAGCTACCGGGTAAGTAAGCCCATTTTTTTATCATTTTTTGCGGGACAAACTTGCGCAGTATCACTTTCAGCCCTACTTTTGCACCCACATTAACCGACACACTCCCGAATAGCTCAGTCGGTTAGAGCATCTGACTGTTAATCAGAGGGTCGCTGGTTCGAGCCCAGCTTCGGGAGCAAAAGCCGCAAAACAGCCTGTTTTGCGGCTTTTTTGTGGTACAATTGTAACATTTTTGTAGATCGATACTGATATGATTGTTAGCATAACCCCTGTTGTTGAGTTATTTGATAATTATGTTGGCGATCAATACAACAAGCGCATATTATTTTCAGGGAAATTTGGTTCAGGTAAATCTTACTTTCTAAAAAGTTTCTTTAACGAGCGCGAGCTTAAATATTCTTGCTTTTATATTTCTCCCGTTAATTATGTAGTTAGCGGGAATGAAAATATCTTTGAATACATTAAAATAGATATTGTTAATCAATTGTTAAGATACCCTTTACTTGTTGATAGTACGAAAATTAAATTAGGCGATGATAAATTTATTTATGAATACATAAAAAGCTCTCCTGTTAAGGCCGTTGAATTATTGTTGAGTATAGTCAGTCCAATAGTTCCATTTGCGGAGAGTATTAAAGGTGGGCTTATAGGTCTAAAAGATGGCTTAGATAAATTTAATGAGTTCAAAAAGAAATTTGAGCCATTACATAAAACTGATCTTAGTGTTATCGAAGATTATATAGACAACTCTATGCAGTTGAAGGGTAGTATTTATGAGGATGATATTGTGACAAAGATAATTCGAGGTTGTATTGAATATTTAAATTCCAAAAATCAAACTGTACTTATTATTGATGATTTAGATAGATTAGACCCTGAACACATTTTCAGAATTTTAAATATTCTTAGTGTTCATAATGAGAACTTTGATTCTGATAATAAATTTGGTTTTAGTAAGGTAATCGTTGTGTGTGATATTGATAATATTAAAAAAATTTTTGAGCATAGATATGGAGCTGAAGTAGATTTTGAAGGCTACATTGACAAATTCTATTCGCAAGATATTTTTAGGTTTGACAACGAAAAGGCAGTAAACTTTTTCTGCGATAGCGTTATTGCTCCTTTGTTAAATGATGATGGATGTGAGTTTATTCTGAAATCAATTCTTAGAGAATTAGTCGCACAGGAGAAATTAACTGTGCGAAATCTAATCAAAGCGAAAGTATTCTTAAAAAAAGAACTTTTTGAACCTTTCGACATAACAAGAAATACTATTAACACTCGTTACCCTTTTCCGCGTAGTGAATCTGAAGGAATGTCCATTTTAAAGCTTGGAAGGGTAGCTAAAATCCTTGATGGTAAGACTGTTGGCTTATATGTTAGTTCAGGTGATCTGCCAATTTTGAAAGTTATAAAAATGCTTTCAATAATGTGTGGTGATTACGTTAGATTGAAGAGAGATATTGAATATTTATCTAAAAATAATTCAAACGTAAGTTTTTGGGCGCAAGATGATATTGATAAAATAATCAGTGTAGTGTGTATAGCGAGCAAAGTATTGTTTAACTTGCATAATCCTATTAATATTTTTTTTAACAACGATGCCGCAAGCTCCGGCGATCAGAATTCAATAGAAGATCCCAAAGCACATGTATTTAGCAATGTTATTGGTATTAGACTTGGTTGGCAGCAGTACGACAAAGATATATCGTATTATGCTAACGCCACGCATTTTATACCTGAATCAAGTGATTTAGGAAGAAAAGGCATAAAATTATGTGATATTTTAGATTTGATGAGTGCTTTCTTGTACAGCTTAGAAAAGCATGGTTTGCATAACAAATTAGGACTTAGTGGAAAGTAATTTTTATATAAAGAAGAACAAAACCCAATTGCAGCAACTCTGAGAGAAGAAGGCCGTATCAACCCGCTTTGCTTCAAAATTTCGCTCACAATACAGGTACTTTTGGGTGTAAAAGAAGTTTGTAAATTCTTGATACGAACCCGGAAACATCGGGTCGTAAATACGCTTACTTTTTACTTTACTGTTGGCCTGGCATAACTCAGCGAACTCGATCAGATTGAGATGGTATCTGAATCCAGTGGAGAACAAGATTGAATCAGCCTGATTACTCCAACACGTTTTTCAACTGTTTTGCGCGGTCTTTGTGCGTGTTGTCGTCGGCCAGAATTTTCTTTGCTATGTCGCGAACCTGATCGGTGGGAGCGTCGTCGCGCAGGTCTTTGGCAAGGTCGATGGTCTTGTTGTTAACGG from Spirosoma montaniterrae encodes:
- a CDS encoding P-loop NTPase fold protein; translated protein: MIVSITPVVELFDNYVGDQYNKRILFSGKFGSGKSYFLKSFFNERELKYSCFYISPVNYVVSGNENIFEYIKIDIVNQLLRYPLLVDSTKIKLGDDKFIYEYIKSSPVKAVELLLSIVSPIVPFAESIKGGLIGLKDGLDKFNEFKKKFEPLHKTDLSVIEDYIDNSMQLKGSIYEDDIVTKIIRGCIEYLNSKNQTVLIIDDLDRLDPEHIFRILNILSVHNENFDSDNKFGFSKVIVVCDIDNIKKIFEHRYGAEVDFEGYIDKFYSQDIFRFDNEKAVNFFCDSVIAPLLNDDGCEFILKSILRELVAQEKLTVRNLIKAKVFLKKELFEPFDITRNTINTRYPFPRSESEGMSILKLGRVAKILDGKTVGLYVSSGDLPILKVIKMLSIMCGDYVRLKRDIEYLSKNNSNVSFWAQDDIDKIISVVCIASKVLFNLHNPINIFFNNDAASSGDQNSIEDPKAHVFSNVIGIRLGWQQYDKDISYYANATHFIPESSDLGRKGIKLCDILDLMSAFLYSLEKHGLHNKLGLSGK